One Gemmatimonadota bacterium DNA window includes the following coding sequences:
- a CDS encoding ethanolamine utilization protein EutN produces MFLGRVIGKIWATRKDASLKGFRLLVVEPIDHEHNKAGDAFVAVDVVNASDGETIYWVGSREAPNALPDKYGPVDAAVVGIVDQVDA; encoded by the coding sequence ATGTTCCTCGGCCGCGTCATTGGAAAAATTTGGGCGACGCGCAAAGATGCCTCGCTCAAAGGTTTTAGACTGCTTGTCGTTGAACCGATTGATCACGAGCACAATAAAGCGGGTGATGCTTTTGTCGCGGTTGATGTGGTCAATGCCAGCGATGGCGAGACCATCTACTGGGTCGGTTCACGAGAAGCGCCCAACGCCCTGCCCGATAAATACGGCCCGGTTGATGCGGCAGTTGTTGGCATTGTCGATCAGGTCGATGCATGA
- a CDS encoding class II aldolase/adducin family protein has product MNLHQAKLDIVEAGRRVYERGFVASNDGNISCRIEEDRILTTPTGMSKGFLKVEDLCITDMDGTLVSGQTRPSSEIGMHIFLYRERPDVRAVVHAHPPTATGFAVAGVPLTMCVLPEVIITLGAIPIVEYGTPGGPEISEPIRQYVKDYDAYLLENHGATTIGADVMNAYYKMETLEHFAKILFVAQQLGGYNELNAEQVEKLVAIRNRMGLRGPDPACDIPDAPTTQPETNGGIPTIRTLSAGGTPPAQTSQDDLIAEITRRVMEELK; this is encoded by the coding sequence ATGAATCTCCATCAAGCCAAACTCGATATTGTTGAAGCTGGACGTCGCGTGTACGAACGCGGCTTTGTCGCTTCTAACGATGGCAATATTTCCTGCCGGATTGAAGAAGACCGCATTCTCACTACGCCAACGGGGATGTCCAAGGGATTTCTCAAGGTCGAAGATCTCTGTATTACTGACATGGATGGCACGCTTGTGAGTGGGCAAACGCGGCCTTCGTCGGAAATTGGGATGCACATTTTTCTCTATCGCGAGCGTCCCGATGTGCGCGCTGTGGTACACGCGCATCCGCCAACGGCTACGGGTTTTGCGGTGGCTGGCGTTCCCCTTACTATGTGTGTTTTGCCCGAGGTGATTATCACTCTCGGCGCTATACCTATTGTGGAATACGGTACGCCGGGAGGACCAGAGATATCTGAACCGATCAGGCAATACGTCAAAGATTACGACGCCTATTTGCTCGAAAATCACGGTGCGACTACGATCGGTGCCGATGTGATGAATGCCTATTACAAGATGGAAACGTTGGAGCATTTTGCGAAAATACTTTTTGTGGCACAACAACTCGGCGGGTATAACGAACTCAATGCGGAACAGGTGGAAAAACTGGTCGCGATTCGAAACCGCATGGGCCTTCGCGGCCCCGATCCAGCGTGTGATATCCCCGATGCACCCACAACGCAACCTGAGACCAATGGTGGCATTCCCACGATTCGCACGTTGAGCGCTGGCGGTACACCTCCTGCCCAAACTTCCCAGGACGATCTCATCGCGGAAATTACTCGCAGAGTTATGGAAGAGTTAAAATAA
- a CDS encoding phosphate propanoyltransferase codes for MRKNASVCDDCGLCSFGQNSGESDAIDRIAREVVLQIRGGDDAEISISAGVSARHAHVDDETLEILFGAGHTLTPYRELYQPGAFAAEEVISVVGPRLRAIERVRILGPSRDYNQVELARTDAIYIGVDPPVRDSGDLRDAPPVTFIGPKGSVTVNAAIRATRHIHLRPSDVIDYGFQGRESVRVRVGGEKGVIYDNVRLKIDESYLPELHLDTDDANAADLVCGDTVFMIK; via the coding sequence ATGCGAAAAAATGCCTCTGTGTGCGATGACTGCGGGCTTTGTTCTTTCGGGCAAAACAGCGGGGAAAGCGATGCGATTGATCGCATCGCACGAGAAGTCGTGCTCCAAATACGCGGTGGAGATGACGCAGAAATTTCCATTTCTGCAGGTGTGTCTGCCCGGCATGCACATGTTGACGACGAAACTCTGGAGATCCTTTTTGGTGCGGGTCACACCTTAACGCCTTATCGAGAACTCTATCAGCCGGGTGCTTTTGCCGCCGAGGAAGTCATATCTGTTGTTGGCCCCCGGTTGCGCGCGATTGAGCGCGTGCGAATTCTCGGTCCCAGTCGCGACTATAATCAGGTCGAACTCGCCCGAACCGATGCCATCTATATCGGTGTTGACCCGCCTGTGAGGGATTCGGGAGACCTGAGAGATGCGCCACCTGTTACTTTTATCGGTCCCAAGGGGTCGGTCACGGTCAACGCAGCCATTCGCGCTACGCGTCATATCCACCTGCGTCCATCTGATGTAATAGATTATGGCTTTCAAGGGCGGGAATCTGTCAGGGTGCGCGTGGGAGGCGAAAAAGGCGTTATATATGATAATGTGCGCCTCAAGATTGACGAAAGCTATTTGCCCGAACTCCATTTGGATACCGACGACGCCAACGCAGCCGATCTCGTCTGTGGAGATACGGTGTTTATGATAAAATGA
- a CDS encoding ethanolamine utilization protein EutN — translation MTLGKVVGTVVATQKDSGLAGFKLQIVQTLDLPAFELKESFLVAVDAVGAGDSEVVLCCSGSSARMTSVTEDRPVDAVIVAIIDTAEIEGEAVYQK, via the coding sequence ATGACCCTCGGCAAGGTGGTGGGAACGGTGGTTGCCACCCAAAAAGACAGCGGTCTGGCGGGTTTTAAGCTCCAGATCGTCCAAACGCTCGATTTGCCCGCATTCGAACTCAAAGAAAGTTTTTTGGTCGCCGTAGATGCTGTTGGTGCAGGCGATAGCGAAGTCGTGCTCTGTTGTAGTGGAAGTTCCGCCCGCATGACGAGTGTGACTGAAGATCGCCCTGTCGATGCTGTGATTGTCGCTATTATCGACACGGCAGAAATCGAAGGTGAAGCGGTTTATCAGAAGTGA
- the eutM gene encoding ethanolamine utilization microcompartment protein EutM: MGEALGMIETKGLVAMIEAADAMVKAANVQFVNWERIGAGYVTAIVRGDVAAVKAATEAGAAAAGKIGELVSVHVIPRPHGSLENILPIGSSDG, encoded by the coding sequence ATGGGTGAAGCCCTCGGCATGATTGAAACCAAAGGTCTCGTAGCTATGATTGAGGCTGCAGATGCGATGGTCAAAGCCGCCAATGTCCAATTTGTCAATTGGGAACGCATTGGCGCGGGATATGTCACTGCTATTGTGCGCGGCGATGTGGCAGCTGTTAAAGCTGCAACGGAAGCCGGTGCTGCTGCCGCTGGCAAAATTGGAGAACTCGTTTCCGTACACGTCATTCCGCGACCACATGGTAGCCTTGAAAATATTCTGCCTATCGGCTCTTCAGACGGCTAA
- a CDS encoding arylsulfatase — translation MKAMPNIIYILSDDLGYGDLGCFGQEFIYTPNIDRIAAEGIRFTDHYAGSSVCAPSRCVLMTGLHTGHCYVRDNRALSIEGNVPIPGETQTVAKLLKKGGYATACIGKWGLGYPGSEGDPNNQGFDHFFGYNCQREAHTYYPQHLWRNDQKIMLYGKSYSHDLLTAEALQFVRDQQSNPFFLYLAYTIPHTRFEIPSLDIYKDKPWTENQKTQAAMITRMDRDIGTLLDMLDELGIAENTLVVFTSDNGPHGSGNTLGHFNAAGPLRAKKGSLYEGGIRVPFVARWPGTIQPGTVSAHYSGFQDMLPTFCELADTSIPEPVDGISMLPALLDRDTQQAHEFLYWERRGVSAVRMGDWKAYLPEGHTNPEGVVELYDLAADIGEQNDLATEYPDIVSEIRTIVRESHRDTPWETWEYDGPIPNEYGTVVQG, via the coding sequence ATGAAAGCAATGCCCAATATTATCTACATCCTCTCGGACGATCTCGGCTATGGCGATCTGGGTTGTTTTGGACAGGAGTTTATTTATACGCCCAATATTGACCGCATCGCAGCAGAGGGTATTCGGTTTACGGATCACTATGCCGGGTCTTCGGTGTGCGCGCCTTCGCGGTGTGTGCTTATGACGGGTCTGCATACGGGGCATTGTTATGTGCGGGACAATCGCGCTTTGTCCATTGAGGGCAATGTGCCCATTCCCGGGGAGACACAGACGGTTGCCAAATTGCTCAAAAAGGGCGGTTATGCCACTGCTTGTATTGGCAAATGGGGATTGGGGTATCCGGGATCGGAAGGCGATCCCAACAATCAGGGGTTTGATCACTTTTTTGGGTATAATTGCCAGCGCGAAGCCCACACGTATTATCCTCAGCACCTCTGGCGCAACGATCAGAAAATCATGCTCTACGGCAAATCGTATTCACACGATCTGCTCACGGCTGAGGCTTTACAATTTGTGCGCGATCAGCAATCCAATCCCTTTTTCCTTTATTTGGCCTATACCATTCCACACACCAGATTCGAAATTCCATCTCTCGATATTTACAAAGACAAACCCTGGACGGAAAATCAGAAGACGCAGGCGGCTATGATTACGCGCATGGACCGCGATATTGGCACGCTTTTGGATATGCTCGATGAGCTTGGAATTGCTGAGAATACGCTTGTTGTCTTTACGAGCGACAACGGTCCCCACGGCAGTGGCAATACGCTTGGACATTTCAACGCTGCTGGACCACTTCGCGCAAAAAAGGGGAGCCTCTACGAAGGTGGTATCCGCGTGCCCTTTGTCGCCCGGTGGCCGGGAACGATTCAACCCGGTACTGTGAGCGCACATTATTCGGGTTTTCAGGATATGTTGCCCACGTTCTGCGAATTGGCTGATACGTCCATCCCGGAACCGGTTGATGGCATTTCTATGTTGCCTGCGCTCCTGGACCGCGATACCCAACAAGCTCACGAATTTCTCTACTGGGAGCGGCGCGGGGTCAGTGCTGTTCGCATGGGCGATTGGAAGGCGTATTTACCCGAGGGTCATACCAATCCCGAAGGTGTTGTTGAACTCTACGATTTGGCAGCGGATATCGGCGAACAAAATGATCTCGCAACTGAATATCCAGATATTGTTTCAGAAATTCGAACCATTGTTCGGGAATCGCACCGAGATACGCCCTGGGAAACTTGGGAATACGACGGACCAATTCCCAATGAATATGGGACAGTAGTTCAAGGATGA
- a CDS encoding ethanolamine utilization protein EutN, translating into MFLARVLGSVTSTIKHSDYNSAKLMVVQPITPDGKDDGASALAVDATGVGRGEIVLVIRQGVAAGLVLNVELPAVRSVIVGVVDDIDMKG; encoded by the coding sequence ATGTTCCTGGCCCGCGTTCTCGGTAGCGTCACATCGACTATTAAACACAGCGATTACAACAGCGCCAAACTCATGGTCGTGCAACCCATTACGCCCGATGGCAAAGATGACGGCGCATCGGCTCTGGCAGTTGACGCTACAGGCGTTGGTCGCGGCGAAATTGTCCTCGTGATCCGTCAAGGAGTCGCGGCAGGTCTCGTCCTCAATGTGGAATTGCCTGCGGTGCGTTCCGTTATCGTCGGCGTTGTAGATGATATTGATATGAAGGGGTGA
- a CDS encoding BMC domain-containing protein, with protein MNALGMIETLGVIGTTEAADAMVKTALVTIEKYEKIGAGYTTTLVRGDVGAVRVAIEAGIEAAERVGDLVAAHVIPNLDPQVETVIFSTQ; from the coding sequence ATGAATGCTCTTGGTATGATTGAAACACTCGGCGTTATTGGCACAACAGAAGCTGCCGATGCCATGGTTAAGACGGCTCTCGTCACGATTGAAAAGTACGAAAAAATCGGTGCGGGATATACCACCACACTCGTACGCGGCGATGTGGGCGCGGTTCGCGTAGCTATCGAAGCGGGAATAGAAGCTGCCGAGCGCGTTGGCGATCTCGTTGCCGCTCACGTTATCCCAAATCTCGATCCACAGGTAGAGACAGTTATTTTCAGTACACAATGA
- a CDS encoding aldehyde dehydrogenase EutE, which translates to MNLDEIQIQSVVEQVVRRLVAEREAPAVIAPPARYENKGDDGLFDDLEEAIAAASEAQRALEAMSLEQRRELISAIRRESMAHSKGIAQKTVEETGMGKVPHKIRKLEVVVQHTPGVEDLQPTAWTGDNGLTVVEMAPFGVIAAVTPSTHPVPTMVNNAISFVAAGNSAVFAPHPSAKDVSALGLQMLNRAIVGAGGPPNLLVAVREPSIETAQSLFVHPVIDLVLVTGGGGVVKAAMQAPKRVIAAGPGNPPVVVDETADIEKAALGIIEGGGFDNNILCIGEKEVFAVQSVADELMRHLKANNCVELDRSQIDALTKIAFPRDEKGDWMLNRDLVGRSAHVLAAQIGLNISPDTELLIGEVENEHDFVQHEQMMPFVPIVRTPDVHRAIDWAIRAEQGYRHTAVMHSKNVENMTVMARRCKCTIFVKNGASSAGLGAGGEGYTSFSIATPTGEGCTSARTFTRQRRCALIDYFRIV; encoded by the coding sequence ATGAACTTAGACGAAATTCAAATCCAATCGGTGGTTGAGCAGGTCGTACGTCGCCTTGTGGCTGAGCGCGAAGCCCCTGCTGTTATTGCACCGCCCGCGCGCTATGAAAACAAAGGCGACGATGGCCTTTTTGATGATCTCGAAGAAGCTATTGCTGCAGCTTCAGAAGCCCAGCGTGCCCTTGAAGCAATGAGTCTGGAGCAACGCCGCGAGCTTATTTCTGCGATCCGCCGCGAATCTATGGCGCATTCAAAGGGTATCGCGCAAAAAACCGTTGAAGAAACCGGCATGGGTAAGGTGCCGCACAAAATTCGCAAACTCGAGGTTGTTGTACAACACACGCCTGGCGTTGAAGATTTGCAACCCACGGCGTGGACGGGCGACAATGGTTTGACGGTTGTTGAAATGGCGCCCTTTGGCGTGATAGCAGCGGTCACGCCATCCACGCACCCGGTGCCCACGATGGTCAACAATGCAATTAGCTTTGTCGCTGCGGGCAATAGTGCGGTTTTTGCGCCCCATCCGAGCGCGAAAGATGTTTCGGCTCTGGGTCTTCAGATGCTCAATCGCGCCATTGTCGGCGCGGGCGGTCCACCAAATCTGCTCGTCGCTGTGCGCGAACCATCCATAGAAACGGCGCAGAGCCTTTTTGTGCATCCCGTCATTGATCTCGTTCTCGTCACCGGTGGGGGCGGTGTTGTCAAAGCGGCCATGCAAGCACCCAAGCGCGTGATCGCAGCAGGACCTGGCAATCCTCCTGTAGTCGTAGATGAGACCGCCGATATCGAAAAGGCCGCCCTCGGCATTATTGAAGGCGGCGGTTTTGACAATAATATTTTGTGTATTGGCGAAAAGGAAGTGTTTGCAGTTCAATCCGTGGCCGATGAACTAATGCGCCACTTGAAGGCAAATAATTGTGTGGAACTCGACCGGTCACAAATTGATGCACTGACCAAAATCGCGTTTCCCCGCGACGAAAAAGGCGATTGGATGCTCAATCGGGACCTCGTTGGTCGCAGCGCGCATGTGCTTGCTGCCCAAATTGGTCTCAATATTTCGCCCGATACAGAGCTTTTGATTGGCGAGGTTGAAAATGAGCACGATTTTGTTCAACACGAGCAGATGATGCCGTTTGTCCCCATTGTTCGCACACCCGATGTACACAGGGCAATTGACTGGGCTATTCGGGCCGAACAGGGGTATCGCCACACGGCGGTCATGCATTCGAAAAATGTCGAGAATATGACGGTTATGGCTCGCCGGTGTAAGTGTACGATTTTTGTGAAAAACGGCGCGTCATCTGCGGGATTGGGCGCAGGTGGCGAAGGCTATACGTCTTTCTCTATTGCCACACCCACCGGCGAAGGCTGCACGTCTGCCCGCACATTTACCCGCCAGCGCCGCTGTGCCCTCATCGACTATTTTAGAATTGTATAA